A genome region from Bacteroidota bacterium includes the following:
- a CDS encoding OmpA family protein — MKTHTTYRAILLLLTLAVLTPDAHGQDSVQYQRRAAFGVFGGLSLDQQYANVVSLPGTENCGSVFTHGFGTGPDLGLSYRMPLGSEFWLDLRGAFRSQHTTFNADEFFPLAVNGTTVQATDRHSLQATLSRVALQPVVEYPVFGSLSVIAGVEIAYALSGSFSQTETLTQPLGSLFVENNSRSRNAQSGQIAQLSKVGVSAILGSQLRLPLNRDRTLHAVPTASFSIGLTPIVRDVSWSSSSFAIGVGIEYAPLHVTAAPPPPPPPPPPPPPAAPRITAAVSVSGLDSAGQESAIVELRVEEISQTETAPIVPYLFFDANSAHFPPRYAVSADSLHRADPTQARWPDRLQLYAHVLDVLGARLRAHPDAELTIAGYTDGNESKGSPTLAIARAETVADYLHTIWGISNDRLHRSGGGLPSHPSPVQDTDGMAENRRVEFASDDPAILGPIVIVDTMRSATPPAIRIRPNVTAEAGLRDWHIDAIQNGTQLAHYEGTAAMPSMIEWDLAADQQHIPRAPGRLDFELHAIDRLGTIAHGSVSIPVEQRTLRKKREEMAGDYRFERFSLILFDFNSSEMTSANETIVRFIRSHITPTTQVSITGYCDRIGDASLNQVLSLQRARAAALRLGTTNAVIVGKGSASPLFDNNLPEGRIYNRTVEVVLRTPLTIAPHRP; from the coding sequence ATGAAGACTCATACCACATATCGAGCCATTCTCTTGTTGCTGACGCTTGCCGTTCTCACGCCGGATGCACACGGACAGGATTCGGTGCAGTACCAGCGACGTGCGGCGTTTGGTGTATTCGGCGGATTATCTCTCGACCAGCAATATGCGAACGTTGTATCGTTGCCCGGTACCGAGAATTGCGGTTCTGTCTTTACGCATGGGTTTGGTACCGGGCCCGATCTTGGGCTCTCCTACCGCATGCCGCTCGGATCCGAGTTCTGGCTCGATCTTCGCGGCGCATTCCGAAGCCAACACACGACGTTCAATGCGGATGAATTCTTCCCGTTAGCGGTCAACGGGACGACCGTGCAGGCAACCGACCGGCATTCGCTTCAAGCGACGCTCTCGCGCGTCGCACTGCAGCCCGTCGTTGAGTATCCTGTGTTCGGATCGCTTAGTGTCATTGCGGGCGTGGAGATCGCGTATGCACTGAGCGGTAGCTTCTCACAAACGGAGACGTTGACCCAGCCACTCGGGAGTTTGTTCGTTGAGAATAACAGCCGGAGTCGCAATGCGCAGTCCGGGCAAATCGCACAACTCTCCAAAGTCGGTGTATCAGCTATCCTCGGCTCGCAATTGCGGCTGCCACTCAATCGCGACCGAACACTGCACGCCGTTCCGACTGCATCTTTTTCTATCGGTCTGACCCCGATTGTACGAGATGTCTCATGGTCAAGCTCCTCGTTCGCTATCGGTGTGGGGATCGAGTATGCACCGCTCCATGTAACTGCGGCACCGCCGCCTCCTCCGCCACCGCCTCCTCCTCCGCCGCCTGCGGCACCTCGTATTACTGCGGCAGTATCGGTATCGGGACTGGACTCGGCGGGTCAAGAGTCCGCCATCGTAGAACTACGTGTGGAAGAAATATCTCAAACAGAAACAGCGCCCATTGTGCCGTATCTGTTCTTCGACGCAAACTCCGCACATTTTCCGCCGCGCTATGCAGTGTCGGCCGATAGTCTGCATCGTGCCGATCCTACTCAGGCTCGCTGGCCGGACCGTCTGCAACTTTATGCTCATGTCCTTGACGTTCTGGGGGCCAGACTTCGAGCGCATCCCGATGCAGAACTTACAATTGCGGGATATACCGACGGCAACGAATCGAAGGGATCGCCGACACTTGCAATCGCTCGAGCCGAAACGGTTGCCGACTATCTTCACACTATTTGGGGCATCTCGAATGATCGGCTCCATCGATCGGGAGGTGGGTTGCCGTCTCATCCCTCGCCTGTGCAGGATACCGATGGAATGGCCGAGAACCGACGCGTCGAGTTCGCAAGCGATGACCCGGCGATCCTCGGGCCGATCGTGATCGTTGATACCATGCGCTCTGCAACCCCCCCAGCGATTCGCATCAGGCCGAATGTCACTGCCGAAGCGGGCTTGCGCGACTGGCATATCGATGCAATACAGAACGGGACACAACTTGCCCACTATGAAGGCACGGCGGCAATGCCGAGCATGATTGAATGGGATCTTGCCGCCGACCAGCAGCATATCCCAAGGGCGCCGGGGCGATTAGACTTCGAGCTGCATGCGATCGATCGTCTTGGGACTATCGCGCATGGCTCCGTGTCGATCCCGGTCGAACAACGGACGCTTCGCAAGAAACGCGAAGAGATGGCCGGCGACTATCGTTTCGAGCGGTTCAGCCTGATACTTTTCGATTTCAATTCTTCGGAGATGACATCTGCGAACGAGACGATCGTGCGGTTTATCCGGTCGCACATTACGCCCACGACACAAGTGTCGATCACGGGGTATTGCGATCGTATCGGTGACGCTTCGCTCAATCAAGTGCTTTCCTTGCAGCGCGCACGTGCAGCGGCGCTACGTTTGGGCACAACGAATGCCGTCATCGTCGGGAAGGGGAGCGCATCCCCGCTCTTCGATAATAACCTTCCCGAAGGTCGCATCTATAACCGAACCGTGGAAGTTGTGCTTCGAACGCCGCTCACGATTGCACCCCACCGGCCGTGA